ACATCACTCTCGTCAGCATCGGGCTGCTGCGCTGCTTCTTCGTGCTGATGCTCTTGCTTCCGCTGGTCGGAAACCTTGCCGGACTGCTCTTCGTGCCGGGCGGCACCCCGTACTACGGGATGGCGCTGTTCGACTCGGCCGTGTTCGGCGCGGTTCTGCTCGCCGCCCGCTCCGCCATCCTGCGGACCAGGGAGTTCCGGGCCGACGCCCGGGTCGTGGAGTGGATGGGCACAGCGCAGCCGCTGCTGCACGCCTTCGACCTCGCTTCGGCCGCGTCCGGCGGCCGGCGGTCGGTGCGCGGCTGGTGGGCGAAGACCACCCGCACCCACCCCACGTTCGCCCAGCGTCGAGCCTGCCTGGCCGATGAGGCGCTGGTGATGCACCAGGGCTTCGCATTCGCCTTCGTCATGGGGTTCTGCCTACCGACCGCCTGGGACCCGGTCTCCTCTGTCACTGCACAGGTCCGGCAAGGCGGTGGCGTCAGCAGCTGGTGGCCGTCGGGGCTGATCACCCTGGTGCTTGTACTGGTGCTGCTGCTCACTACGGTCCGCGCCTCGCTGCACCGGCTGACGCATCGGACGGGGGCACCCTCGCCGGTGCCGTTCCGGCTGGGGGTGGGCGTGGGGGTGCTGGCGGGCTTCGCGCTTGCGCCCAGTGCGGTCACCGACCATCTGTCCCTGCCGGGATTGCGCCTCTCTTCGCAGGCCTCCGGCTGGCTGGTGGTGGCCCTGCTCGCGCTCCTGTTCACCATGTGGTGCCAGTACCTCGGTGACTCCTGGGCCCGTGCGGTGGACCTGGCACGGCGGCCGTTCATCACCTTCGCCGGGGTGGGTCTCATCGTGGCGGGGGCGGTGGTCGCAGAGGCGGGAACTGTCTTCGGGCTCCAGTGGGAAATCGAGTACGGCCAGTTCATGGACAAGCGCCTGGCTGCCTTGCCGGGCCCGCTACACGCCGCGGTGTGGACGCAGTACAGGTACATGACGCAGCTGCTCTCCCTCTGGTGGCTGCTCGCACTGCTCGCGGTACTGCTCGGGGTGCCGTTGGCCGGTGCGATACGCGGCATGAGGCTCCCTCGGTACGCGGGGGTGCAGGACCTGCCGGAGCGGCCTGCGCGGCGCGCCCTCGCCCCGGTGCTGGGTGCGACCGCGCTGACGGCACTCCTGCTGCCGTCGGCCTATACCTGGTGGGCCCATCAGCGCGGCCTTGACGCGCTGGCATTCCCGACCTTCCTCACCCCCATTACGGTCGCCGCGGCAACCGGGACACTGGCCGGTGGGCTGGCCAGGACCCGCAGCATGGTGTGGGCGGCGGTTACCTCGCTGGCGATGGGCCTGCTGCTGGCGCTACCGCTGCCGACCAGTACGTGGAGTTCCCAACTGGGCGTCGGGGCCGAGGGTGCCGTCCTCGGCACCCTCCTCATGGCGGCGATTCCGCGCGGCCGCCTCCTGCCTCGGCGCACGGGTGGTGGGTGACCGAAGGACGGAGTGAGCTTGTCGTTCAACCTGCGACGCCGAACGCAGGTCGAACTTGATCAGCATGGGCTCGCCCCGGGGTCGCGGATACGGCGCCGTCGGTGTTTCCGGTTGTGCCAGGTGATATCCCTATCTCCCCGAGCCACACCCCGCACAGCAGCAAACCGACATCACGGTCTGCGAGCAGGCAGCCGCACGACCGTACCGGCAGAGTGAGTCAGCTGAGCTTTTCGTCGATGGTCAGCTTCGACAGCTCGTCAATGAGCTGGGCCAGTTCGCCGCCAAGTCCCTCGGAGGGGGAGAAGTGTCCCTCGGAGGACAAGGAGTGGATCGCGGGTACGGCCAGGCGGCGCTGGGCGGGCCGCAGGCCGAGTCGGGTGAGTACGGGCAGCAGCATTTCGGCGGCCGGTGCGCCGCCGGAGTCGCCGGCGGAGTAGCTGACCAGGCCGACCGGCTTGCCCTCCCACTCCTTGTACAGGTGGTCCAGGGCGTTCTTCAGCGGTGCGGTGAAGCCCCCGTTGTACATCGGCATGACGAACACGAATGCGTCGGCCGCGCCGGCGATCGCGCTCCAGTCACGGGTGTGCTGGTGGTTGTAGATACCGGTCGAGGCGTACTCGGGCTCATCGAGCAGCGGAAGGGCGAGTGCCCCCAGGTCGACGAACTCGACCTCGAACGCGCCGTGTTCGCCGGCGGCGTCGGCGACCCATCGGGCGAGGGCGCGGCCGTTGGAGACGGTTCGGGTGCTGGTGGACAGGACAAGCAGGCGGGCCATGTCGGCTTCCCTCCGAAGTGGTTGATGTGTCACCAATCCAAGCGCGCAACTAGGTGACTTGTCAACCACCTACGTGACACGTCACCTATCCCGTTAGAGTTCCGTCCATGACCTCTCCCCGCTGGCTGACCGATCCCGAACAGCGCGCCTGGTACGCCTGGCGGCGGATGTTCCCCCTCATCAACGCCGAGATCTCCCGCGACCTCGGCGCGGACAGCGGCCTGTCCGAGGCCGACTACGACGTCCTGTCCGTGCTCAGCGAAACTCCCGGCAACCGCATGCGCGTCACCGGCCTCGCCGGCCTGATGATGTGGTCCCGCAGCCGCCTCTCCCACCACCTCACCCGCATGGAACAGCGTGGCCTGGTCCGCCGGGAGGAGGTCACCTCCGACGGCCGCGGCGCCGAGGTGGTCCTCACGGACGCCGGCGTCGCCGTCATCCACGCCGCGGCCCCCCTGCACGTCGAATCCGTACGCCGGCACCTGATCGACCACCTCACCCCGGAAGAACTGGCCACCCTGGCCGGCCTCGGGGAGGCCATCGCCCAGCGCATGGGCGTCACCCGCAAGAACAAGAACTAGGGCCAATACCGCTTACTTTGGCGCCCCTTAGAGCCTTCCCAGGAGGGCATCGCCGCAGTTCAACAACGCACTAGGGCTGACGCTGTCCGCGCGCCTGAGCAGGCAGTACGGCGACAGCAGTACGTGCGGCAGGAGCGGCAACGGGCCAGCCTCGGCCGCAGCCCCCGGAGGCCGCCCCCGGGCAGCCGGATCGCGCGCTCGCGTGCATGGCCCCACGGACGCAGTGGCCCGTCGCAGGCCGGACACGTCGGCAGCACATTCATCTCCGGCTCCGCTACGAAGCGCTGCCCCAGGCAGGAGCCATCGCCTGAAATCGGCGCGGGTCATCGAATAGCTCGCTGGCTTTGTTCGCGAGTCGTGGTTCTGGCTCAACTCATGACGTCACCTGTACGCGGGTTGGGGAGGCTCCCAGATCCACGGGCGGGTGATGTTTCACGAGTTTGGGGTTCTGGCTCAGATCTTGGGGAGCGGTCGCGGAGTGTTCCCTCGGTGTTCGGATGCACGCGTTGATTCGTTGATTCGTTGATTGGCTACTCAACGGCTCGGTAGTCGGGTGACGGATGGGCCAGCTCGGGGTGTTCCACTACGTACCGATCGCCGTGGATCGCCAGCATCGCCCAGTGCCACGCCTCGTCGTGAAAAATCAGCCCGCGGTACGGCGCCTCAGCCGGTTCGTATGGGTAACACTCCAGGGCGGCCTCCCTGGCTTCCTTCGGCGCCAGCCCGCCGTGATGCTGCATTACCCATGCGTAGCTACGCCGCTCGGACTGCAGACAGTCGAGATACTCAGCTTCGTTCCAGGTCACGGCTCAACGGTAGAGCAGGCGACGAGGAGCGCGATGGGGGCCGGAGTGGAGGGGAGCGGGCGTACCCGCTGGTTCCAGGTCGCGAACCGGTCGGCCATGGTCGGAGAGTGCAGCCGGTCCCAGGCGCAGATGGTGGTCAGCAGGGTGAGGAGCGCTCTGCCCAGTGCGGCATGGTCGGCTTACGGACAATGCGCTTCATGGCCCTCTCCCGGCTCAGCCGAAGTGGCGGATGCGGGCGGCGGTCGTGGGGGCGTAGGGCAGCCAGTCACTGATCGTTCCGGTGGTGACGAACTCGGCGACGGCGGTCGCGAATTCGCGGCCCAGGGCGCGCTGGGTGGCGCCGGCCCCGGCAAGGACGGGGCTGTCGAGGAAGGCGTCGAAGGTGTTGAAGAGGAAGGGCAGTTCGGCGCAGTGGGTGGCTCCCAGGGTGTACGGGTCCTCGGCGGGGGCGTAGTCGAACTCGTAGACGTAGGTGGTGTTGCCGCCGGCCGCGTGATGGTCGGCAATCTCCAGCGAACCGTCCCGGAAGAGCTCGTCGGTCTGCGCCGCGGTGAAGATCTGCGCCGGTGTCGCCTGCGGGAGACGAGCGGCGTGCTGCTGGTAGACGTCCTCAGCGACCTGCCGCCCGACCTGGGCGGTGAGCACGTCCAGTGCGGCTGTCGTGGTGAGGTTCTGGATGCGGGGGTCGAAGGCGAAGAAGGCCGTCGACTCGTCGTGAGTGGTGCCGACCAGCAGCGGCTTCCCCTCCAACGCGCCGTCCGCGAGCGCCTGTTGCCGCGTGCGGGGCATGCCGGGACCGCCGAGGACCGGGTACATCGGCGGAGCCACGTTGCCCGGAACCGCGAGCTGGGCGGAGAGCCGGCCGTAGGCCGCCAGCAGCTGCTCGGCCGGCAGGGCGCGCAGGGCCTTCGCGGTGTCAGTGCCGTCCGCGATGCCCAGCAGGCGCAGATAGGCGTCGGCGTTCTCGGCGGCCTGGTGCGCATCCTGCGGGGCCAGGCCGAAGGGCCCGCTCTGCAGCAGCACCCGCGTGATGGATCCGCTCGTCTCGGGATCGAGGGCCAGCATCAGGGACGAGTAGGCCCCCGCGGACTGCCCGCCGACCGTGACGGTGCGCGCGTCTCCGCCGAAGGAGGCGACGTTGTCCTGCACCCAGCGCAGTACGGCGGCCTGGTCCTGCGGGCCCAGGTTGGCGGCCCCGATCTGCGGCAGATAGAGGTAACCCAGCGGCCCCACACGGTAGTTGGCGGCGACGACCACGATGTCGCCCAGGGCGGCGAGGCGGGCGCCGTCGTACCAGTCCCAGCCGCCGGAGCCGCTGGTGAAGCCACCCCCGTGCCACCACACCAGGACCGGCCGGGCCACCCCGTCCGTCAGCGCCCGGCGCGGGGTGAAGACGTTGACGGTCAGGCTGCCGTCCTCGTTCCAGTCCGGCACCCGCTGCCCCTGTACCTTCTCCAGCCGGGAGGCCGCCTGCGGCACTGACGGACCGGCCTGCGCCGCATCCCGCACCTCCGTCCAGCCCGCGTGCGGCCGCGGCGACGCGAACCGCAGCTCGCCCACCGGCGACGCGGCGTACGGGATACCTCGGAAGGACACCGCCTCGCCCTCCACGACGCCCCTGACCTTGCCCCGCTCGGTGTTCACGACCATGCGCTCGATACCGGCACCGGTCACCGTGCTCACCTGCTCTCTCTCGTCTCGGGTGCTCCGAGACATTTCTAGGCCGGGGAGAAAAGCTGAGCCAGAAATACCCATGTGAATCGAGGAAGCAAGACATAAAATTCTGAACCATGGAAAAAGTGCGCCACCAGCTGAACGAGACGGACAGTCGGATCGCCGCCGCGATGCTGGCCGCCCCGCGCGCCTCATGGCGGACGGTCGCCCGTGTCCTGGGCATCTCGGAGCGCACCGTCGTGCGACGTTCGGCGCCGCTGTTCGGCGACGGGACCCTACGTGCCACGGCCGTGCGCAACCCCGTGCACTTCCCCGACCTGATCCCGCTGGCCCTGCGTATCCGCTGCAAGCCCGACCGGATCGGCGCCGTCGCCGCCACCCTCGCCCGCCGCCCCGACACCCTCTGGGTGGACGTCCTCGGCGGCGGGGACGAGATCTGCACCATCCTGTTCCTGGACGGCCCGGACGCCCGCAACAGCCTGCTGCTGCGCGACCTCCCCGCCACCCCCGCGGTCCAGTCGTGGACCTCGCATGTCCTGCTACGGGTCTTCCCGGCCGTCTTCGACTGGAGCGGCGGCCTGCTGTCGGAGGCCGAACTGACCAGCCTGCGCCCGGACATGCCCGCGGTACACACCCGGCCCGCCCTCCAGCCCGTCGACCACCAGCTGATCACCGCGCTGATCGAAGACGGACGAGCCTCCTACACCGACCTCGCCCGCCGCGCCGACACCACCGCCCTCACCGCCCGCCGCCGCCTGGAGGCACTGGTCGGCGGCCAGGTCCTCCGGCTCGCGACCGAAGTCGACCTCGCCCGGCTGGGCATCCGCACCGAGGCACTTCTGTGGATCACTGTCGCACCCGGGGGACTGGAGGAGACGGGCCAGGAGCTCAGCCGCCACCCTCAGGTCCGCTTCGCCTCCGCCGCGACCGGCACCGCCAACCTCCTCGTGGCGCTCGCCGCAGCCGACCTCAACGCGCTCTACCACTTCATGAGTGACACCATCGGAGCCCTCGAACACATCTCCACCGTCGAGGTCACGCCCATCCTGACCGGCGTCAAGAGAACCGGCCTGGTCCGTCCGGGCAGCCTGTGAGCCGAACACACGCGGCCTTCGGCGTCATCGTCCCCAACACCGACGTATGAGCAACCAGAATCAGCCCCAGCACTTCGACGGCCAGTCCCCGCTTGGGCCCGGACACCTTCTTGTTGGCGTCCAGTCCCGTCGTGGTCTTCGGGACACCCGCGGCCGCGCGGACGGACTGGGTGTCGATGATCACCAGGGACGGGTCCTCCAATCGCCGGGCGCTCTCCCGCACTTGGTAGCGCAGGAGTTCCTGGATTCGATGGTCAAGACCGTCTTCGCATCACAGGCCGAAGTAGTGGAACGCCGCCGCGACCAGGCTGGGAAGTCGTGGGGCAGATAGCGCCACTGGCAGACCGTCCGGTTCCGATGGAAGATCGCGTTCACTACCTCCCGCAGATCGCACGCCCCGGGATCACCGGTCGCCGACCGCGCCACCCTCTCCTGCTTCCAAGGCGTGATCATCGGCTCGATCAACGCCCACCGCTCGTCCGGCAAGTCGCTGGGGTACGGCTCTCGCTCCATGCCCCGCATCTCGGCATGGACATGTCCGGAAGGTGGTCGATGTGACGATCAGTATCACGATCGAGTGATCACGAACCAAGGAAGATCGGACTTAACATCCACTCATAGGCGCTTCCGATCACCCGTACTAACAGTGGAACGGGACACGGACCCTTCCTCCACGTGCAGGACCCGAAGGGATTCGCAATAGCCGTACGGGACTTCCTGGTTCGTCGACCGCTTCTGGCTCTCTGACGCGTACGTCATGACTTAGTGACAACGTGCAGCAACCCTGAGCGCGCTGGGTACGTTGTCCGCGAGCGTGGTCGGCGTGGCCTGAGGGGGCGTGGCGTGGAGATTGGCAGTGGCACGGTGCTCGGGGGCCGGTACAAGCTGGCGGAGCGGATCGGCGCTGGTGGCATGGGCGTCGTCTGGCAGGCCACCGACGCCCGGCTCGACCGGGCGGTCGCCGTGAAGCTGCTGAACATGCCCGCCGGCCTGACAGACCAGGAGCAGGAACGGTTCCTCGGGATGTTCATGCGGGAGGCCAGGGCCGCCGCAGCGCTGGAGAGCGCGTACATCGTGCCGGTCTTCGACCACAGCTCCGAGGACGACACCCCGTATCTGGTGATGCCGCTCCTCAAGGGGCGTACAGTACGTGAACTCATAGACGAAGATGGCCCGTTGGAGCCGACGCGCGCGGCGGACATTGCTGCCCAGGTGTGCCGTGCGCTCACGGTGGCGCACCGCGCGGGCATCGTGCACCGGGACATCAAACCGCCGAATGTGATCCTCACGAACGAGGGGACCGTGAAGGTCCTCGACTTCGGGGTCGCGAAGTTCACGGAGGCCACCGCCGGTGCCGGGTTCCTGACCAGGTCGTCCGACTCACCTATCGGCACGCTGCACTACATGGCACCCGAGCGGTTCACCCAGGGCGGGGACGTCAGCGCGGGCGATCTTTATTCGCTCGGCTGCATGCTGAATGAGATGCTGACCGGGCTCACCCCGTTCACGGGTGCTTCTGCCGCCGTACTGATGCACGGCCATGTATATGGGGAGCCCCGGCGACCGTCTGAACTGCGGCCCGACCTAGATGGAGCCTGGGATGAGTTGGTGCTGCAGCTCCTCGCCAAAGATCCGGCGGCACGGTCGGATGCGGCGTCCGTGGCGGGGAGGCTCAACGCGCTGGCCCGGGTGGCGGCACCTGTGTCCGAACCGGTCACCGCAGCCTTACCCGATCCCGCCCCTCCCACCTCGTATGTCATCGCCCCGACCCGAGAAGTCGCCCCCGCACCACGCCGGGCCCTGTGGGTGACAGCCGTTGCGGTACTGGCGGCAGGCGCGCTCACGGCTACGCTCCTCGCCCTCGCACCGTGGGAAGGATCCACCCACGGCGGCGATCGCGGGGGAACCACCGTCGCCCCCGCCGCACTGACCGAGACCCTCAGAGAGGGCACGGCCGATGACTCCAAGGGCCCGGCCCCGGCGGTGAAAGGGGCCAGGCGCGGGGGGACGATCACTGTCCTGGAGCCGCACCAGGTCAAGACGATTGACCCGGGCAACGCGGAGTACGGCGTCGACTCCAAATTGATGCAGCTCGCCTATCGCAGCCTCACTGGCCTGAAGACAGCGCCCGACGGCACCGTACGCGTCGTCGGTGATCTCGCCGACGACGCGGGGACGGCGAGCGACGGCAACCGCACCTGGACGTTCCACCTCAAATCCGGTGTGACCTACGACAACGGTGCCCCGGTGACCGCGAAGGACTTCGCCCACGCCGTGGAGCGCACCCTCGACCCGTCGTTCAACTACGGCTACGGACTGCTGCGTAGCTGGCTGCTCGGCCCAAAGGGCTCCGCACAAAAAGCCGGGGCCAAGCTGCCCGCGGGGGCGATCGACACCCCGGACGACCACACCGTCGTCTTCCATCCGGCCGCGGCCCGCGCCGATTTCAACGTCGCCCTGTCCGGTCCTGCCGGCGCTCCGATACCCACAGGCTGGGATGGGAAACCGGATACGTACGAGGCGGTTCCGACCACCGGGCCGTACCGGATCACGAGTTCGGCGGCCGCCAACAAGCAGGGCGAAATCACCCTGACCCGCAATACGCACTGGCAGCCCGCGAGCGATCCTCTGCGTACCGCATACCCGGACAAGTTCATGGTGGACAGCACCGTCGCACCCGGCTCCCTCGCCACCACCATGGAGAAGCTGGCGACGAAGCCCGTGATCACATTCAGCGGCGACCCCACGGTCACGAAGGACAGCACCGGGGCCGCGACCGCAGGGCTGCAGGTTCTCAAGAGCCCGGTGTTCTACGTGAGGTCCTATGTGATCAACACCAAGCGCGTACCGGATCTGGCGGTCCGTCGCGCCATTGCCCTGGCCATGCCCTCGAAGGATGTCCTGGCGACATTCGGCAAGCTCGGCACCATCACCCACCACCTGCTGCCACCGGGCGTCCCAGGCTCCATGGATTTCTACAAGTTCCCGGCCGGAGACAACGGCGATGCGGACGAGGCCCGTTCGCTCCTCGCCCAGGCGGGCAAGCTCGGCACGAAGCTGACGCTCACGGTCCCGGATGACAAGCCAGTCGAGGCAGACGAGGCGATGGTTGTTCAACGGGCGCTGACCGGGGCCGGGTTGACAGTCGCGATCCACGTCGCGGATGCCTCCACCTACTTCAGCAAGACCGACTCCTACGACCTCTTCCGCGCCGATCTCAAGGCCAGTCTGCCCATCGGCTCGACCGAACTGCCGGACAACTTCAGCAGCAACGGCCAGGCCCTCGGAATCCAGTTCTCAGACAAGGATGTCGACCAGGCCATCGACAAGGCCAATGCCGCCCCGGACCTGAAATCGGCGGCCCCTCTTTGGGCTGCCGTCGACCGCCAGGTGATGGGGCAAACGATGGCGGTCCCCGTCTTTGTGCCGATACGTCTCTATCCGGCCTCGAAGAGCGTGCACGGGCTGCAGACGGACCTGCGCGGCGTATCGGCCCTGAACGCCTACGTCACCGAAGGCTGAGCACCGGCAGACGGCGAACCCGATGCACCGGAGACGCACACCGCCTACCGGGCCATCGTGAACGCCTTCAACCAGTGCCCCGACCAGGATTTCCGAGCCCGCGGGCTGCACGAACTCCTCGGCATGCCCGCCGACGAGGGATCGTGCGCATGGGCACGGTGGAGTACGGGGCCAGGGCGGAAGACCTGAGCCACATGGACAAGTTGCCCTGGGGCAGCTACGCGGAGCCCGAGTACACCGGCCTCAACTGGTTCCCGCGCACCGTGCCCCCAGGCGCCCCGGCTTCGCGACCGCGGCCAGGAGGGCCCCGCACCGATACGACGTTCCGAGCAGGCCTACCGAGCGACGGCCACACATCGCAAGCTCAGGCACTCTGGCCCCGTCGACACAGCAGTACGGGAGGTGCCGAGTCCGCGGGCCTGTTTCGGCTGCCTCGCAGTGGGATGGCTGCAATGCCGACGGCTCGGCGGCCAGGGACGAGGTCATCTCCATCCCGGACGGGGTTGCTGGCGATCACCGAATGGCAACGCCAGAGTTCTATTGATCCGAAATTCAAAGGGTTCTATTCGAGGGTGTAGTGGAGGTGTGGTTCGCCGAAGTAGCCGCGGGCGATGTGTGGCTGACGTTGGCGGCGGTGGAAGAACCTGCGCGTCTAAGGGGCGAGTTGGGCCTGGTCGCGGGCTCGGCTGTGATGCGGCAGGCTCCGCTTCAGGTCAGCGTTCACCAGGGCGCCATGCAGTTCCTCTCCGTACCGTTGCTCGCGGCGGGCATTCCGCTGCTCCAGCTCGCTACGACAACGCTCGTGATCAACTTCCGGCATGTCTTCTACGGCCTCTCCTTCCCGCTGCGCGAACTGGGCGGCAAAGCGCGCCGTGCCTATGGGGTGTTCGCACTCACCGACGAGACCTACTCATTGGTCGTCGCGAAGGCGGGGGAATCCCTGTCGGGCCGCCGCATCCAGTTCATCCAACTCTTCAGCCATGCCTGGTGGATCATCGGATCCACCTGCTGTACGGAGCGGTGGCAGGGACGGTGGGAATCTTCGCGGAAGCAATGGGGGCTGTCGCGGTTGTGGGGGCCGTGACCCTCGCCCCGCGTGCCGCTCCCTTCGTGGTGCTGCGGCGGGTGTGTCGGCGCCTACGCTGGATCCGCGCTGGATCCGTGCTGGATCGCGTTCCGCAACCGGGGAGGGGACGCTGGTCATGGCGGAGTCGTCGGCGTACCGGTTCAACGTCTGATGGCTGAGAACGCACTATGCCGCTGAGCCGACATACGTGCAGATCAGAAGGGGTCCGACGCTTCGGTGCCGGGCCCTGGTGCGTGACCGGGGACGGGATGGTACGGGCGACAGGACGGCCGGGAGGCTCGTGATATTCGACCTGTGCCCATGCGGTGCCGTCGCTTATCATCCTCTGCGGCATGGTCATGACCTGGCCTTTTGCTGACACGAGAGGCTGCGAGAACATATGGCGAAGCAGGAGGGCGGGGGGCTGAGTTTCCATCTGCTCGGCCCCTTTGAAGCCTGGTCCGGCGATACGCGGCTGCGGTTGGGCGGGGCGATCCACGAGCGCGTTCTGTCGAGCCTGCTGTTGGAGACGGGCCGGACCGTTCCGGTTTCCCGGCTGGTTCAGGTGGCTTGGAATGACAGCCCGCCCGCGACGGCGGCCCACCAGGTGCGCAAGGCCGTAGCCGATCTTCGACGGCGGTTGCCGGGGGGAAGCGACCTCATCGTCACCCAGGGGCCGGGCTACCGGTCCACGGCGACCACCGCCGAGCTGGACTTCCTGGAGTTCGGCGAGCACGTCCACGAGGCGGCCCGCGCTGTCGCCGACGGGCGTCACTCGGACGGCCGCGCCGCACTGCGCACCGCGTTGTCGCTGTGGCGTGGCCGTGCCCTGTCGGGTTCGGGCAGCGATCTGCTGGAGTCGGTCGCCGCCGGACTGGAGGAGCGGCGGGTGGCCGCCGCCGAGCAGTACTTCGACCTCCGCCTGGCGGAGGGGGAAGCCGCGGCGCTCGTCGCCGACCTGCGCGACCTGATAGCCCAGCACCCGCTGCGAGAGCCGCTCCGCGGCAAATTGATGCTCGCCCTGTATCGCAGCGGCCGC
The nucleotide sequence above comes from Streptomyces sp. NBC_01431. Encoded proteins:
- a CDS encoding MarR family winged helix-turn-helix transcriptional regulator, producing MTSPRWLTDPEQRAWYAWRRMFPLINAEISRDLGADSGLSEADYDVLSVLSETPGNRMRVTGLAGLMMWSRSRLSHHLTRMEQRGLVRREEVTSDGRGAEVVLTDAGVAVIHAAAPLHVESVRRHLIDHLTPEELATLAGLGEAIAQRMGVTRKNKN
- a CDS encoding M48 family metallopeptidase, whose product is MPARRSLPSGTLVAFVLLICAVLSFLSVLHPGYADFIAGERGAPDLNSCIRNAIREAGGTGEFIQSHARTGCDSSGDRTSQGILVSYVILAVATAVHYRFRSARRARRRGVRLLDPARLPALHAETARLAAGAEQTRGVTFLVDFLDSGVNGVTFGRVGHRQIILSRGLIRLLDGDASDRAAFRAVVLHELAHVRNRDVDITLVSIGLLRCFFVLMLLLPLVGNLAGLLFVPGGTPYYGMALFDSAVFGAVLLAARSAILRTREFRADARVVEWMGTAQPLLHAFDLASAASGGRRSVRGWWAKTTRTHPTFAQRRACLADEALVMHQGFAFAFVMGFCLPTAWDPVSSVTAQVRQGGGVSSWWPSGLITLVLVLVLLLTTVRASLHRLTHRTGAPSPVPFRLGVGVGVLAGFALAPSAVTDHLSLPGLRLSSQASGWLVVALLALLFTMWCQYLGDSWARAVDLARRPFITFAGVGLIVAGAVVAEAGTVFGLQWEIEYGQFMDKRLAALPGPLHAAVWTQYRYMTQLLSLWWLLALLAVLLGVPLAGAIRGMRLPRYAGVQDLPERPARRALAPVLGATALTALLLPSAYTWWAHQRGLDALAFPTFLTPITVAAATGTLAGGLARTRSMVWAAVTSLAMGLLLALPLPTSTWSSQLGVGAEGAVLGTLLMAAIPRGRLLPRRTGGG
- a CDS encoding ABC transporter substrate-binding protein, whose protein sequence is MLGGRYKLAERIGAGGMGVVWQATDARLDRAVAVKLLNMPAGLTDQEQERFLGMFMREARAAAALESAYIVPVFDHSSEDDTPYLVMPLLKGRTVRELIDEDGPLEPTRAADIAAQVCRALTVAHRAGIVHRDIKPPNVILTNEGTVKVLDFGVAKFTEATAGAGFLTRSSDSPIGTLHYMAPERFTQGGDVSAGDLYSLGCMLNEMLTGLTPFTGASAAVLMHGHVYGEPRRPSELRPDLDGAWDELVLQLLAKDPAARSDAASVAGRLNALARVAAPVSEPVTAALPDPAPPTSYVIAPTREVAPAPRRALWVTAVAVLAAGALTATLLALAPWEGSTHGGDRGGTTVAPAALTETLREGTADDSKGPAPAVKGARRGGTITVLEPHQVKTIDPGNAEYGVDSKLMQLAYRSLTGLKTAPDGTVRVVGDLADDAGTASDGNRTWTFHLKSGVTYDNGAPVTAKDFAHAVERTLDPSFNYGYGLLRSWLLGPKGSAQKAGAKLPAGAIDTPDDHTVVFHPAAARADFNVALSGPAGAPIPTGWDGKPDTYEAVPTTGPYRITSSAAANKQGEITLTRNTHWQPASDPLRTAYPDKFMVDSTVAPGSLATTMEKLATKPVITFSGDPTVTKDSTGAATAGLQVLKSPVFYVRSYVINTKRVPDLAVRRAIALAMPSKDVLATFGKLGTITHHLLPPGVPGSMDFYKFPAGDNGDADEARSLLAQAGKLGTKLTLTVPDDKPVEADEAMVVQRALTGAGLTVAIHVADASTYFSKTDSYDLFRADLKASLPIGSTELPDNFSSNGQALGIQFSDKDVDQAIDKANAAPDLKSAAPLWAAVDRQVMGQTMAVPVFVPIRLYPASKSVHGLQTDLRGVSALNAYVTEG
- a CDS encoding AzlC family ABC transporter permease, which codes for MWFAEVAAGDVWLTLAAVEEPARLRGELGLVAGSAVMRQAPLQVSVHQGAMQFLSVPLLAAGIPLLQLATTTLVINFRHVFYGLSFPLRELGGKARRAYGVFALTDETYSLVVAKAGESLSGRRIQFIQLFSHAWWIIGSTCCTERWQGRWESSRKQWGLSRLWGP
- a CDS encoding NADPH-dependent FMN reductase yields the protein MARLLVLSTSTRTVSNGRALARWVADAAGEHGAFEVEFVDLGALALPLLDEPEYASTGIYNHQHTRDWSAIAGAADAFVFVMPMYNGGFTAPLKNALDHLYKEWEGKPVGLVSYSAGDSGGAPAAEMLLPVLTRLGLRPAQRRLAVPAIHSLSSEGHFSPSEGLGGELAQLIDELSKLTIDEKLS
- a CDS encoding Lrp/AsnC family transcriptional regulator, producing MEKVRHQLNETDSRIAAAMLAAPRASWRTVARVLGISERTVVRRSAPLFGDGTLRATAVRNPVHFPDLIPLALRIRCKPDRIGAVAATLARRPDTLWVDVLGGGDEICTILFLDGPDARNSLLLRDLPATPAVQSWTSHVLLRVFPAVFDWSGGLLSEAELTSLRPDMPAVHTRPALQPVDHQLITALIEDGRASYTDLARRADTTALTARRRLEALVGGQVLRLATEVDLARLGIRTEALLWITVAPGGLEETGQELSRHPQVRFASAATGTANLLVALAAADLNALYHFMSDTIGALEHISTVEVTPILTGVKRTGLVRPGSL
- a CDS encoding carboxylesterase/lipase family protein; translated protein: MVVNTERGKVRGVVEGEAVSFRGIPYAASPVGELRFASPRPHAGWTEVRDAAQAGPSVPQAASRLEKVQGQRVPDWNEDGSLTVNVFTPRRALTDGVARPVLVWWHGGGFTSGSGGWDWYDGARLAALGDIVVVAANYRVGPLGYLYLPQIGAANLGPQDQAAVLRWVQDNVASFGGDARTVTVGGQSAGAYSSLMLALDPETSGSITRVLLQSGPFGLAPQDAHQAAENADAYLRLLGIADGTDTAKALRALPAEQLLAAYGRLSAQLAVPGNVAPPMYPVLGGPGMPRTRQQALADGALEGKPLLVGTTHDESTAFFAFDPRIQNLTTTAALDVLTAQVGRQVAEDVYQQHAARLPQATPAQIFTAAQTDELFRDGSLEIADHHAAGGNTTYVYEFDYAPAEDPYTLGATHCAELPFLFNTFDAFLDSPVLAGAGATQRALGREFATAVAEFVTTGTISDWLPYAPTTAARIRHFG